Proteins encoded together in one Terriglobia bacterium window:
- a CDS encoding DNA adenine methylase has protein sequence MAKRARSRRKLAIWAALPPYLGGKRRLCPLIFREIDRVLPRRLWVGRTFLDAFLGGGSVSLYAKAQGFRVIATDIATRAVTIGRALIENSRVRLTYNDVVRLAAPTDAPPGRIEREYVPSVFTQAQGRFIDRALATAGKTEDPAKAALFRLLAVRVALLAHPYSQVRKGTIHRVTTGEYESITESAVYHYVDGLRLTHPDKLWALARQINAGVFQGEGRVLQTSVLDALPTIEADVVYFDPPYPGVMSYEREYKVIDEILEGASRPTSPFTARDGAAMIDGLFEQARHIPIWLLSLGNAVVTIGELEEKMARLGRRTRAIEIKYQHLPAVATDEKKEKNREFLVVGWDPESELLRSVGKISPTAPEQDLAFVPGEVEIHLDRRGALRPAPSGFLQDGFQEGHAPLVEKSDPRIGAGMSPEGEPRVDLPDAALHSMAGDRDVKARALHDDHPSRVLPFETPVKS, from the coding sequence ATGGCTAAACGCGCGCGGTCCCGCAGGAAGCTCGCCATTTGGGCGGCACTGCCGCCTTACTTGGGCGGGAAGCGCCGCCTGTGTCCCCTCATCTTCCGGGAAATCGACCGCGTGCTTCCGCGCCGCCTGTGGGTGGGAAGGACGTTCCTGGATGCGTTCCTGGGTGGCGGGTCGGTCTCGCTTTACGCCAAGGCCCAGGGCTTCCGGGTGATCGCGACCGACATCGCCACTCGGGCGGTCACGATCGGCAGGGCTCTGATCGAAAACTCCCGCGTCCGCCTGACCTACAACGACGTGGTCCGCCTGGCCGCCCCGACCGACGCGCCACCCGGGCGAATCGAGCGCGAGTACGTCCCGTCCGTTTTCACACAGGCTCAGGGGCGGTTCATCGACCGGGCGCTCGCAACGGCGGGGAAGACCGAGGACCCCGCGAAGGCTGCGCTCTTCCGCCTCCTCGCGGTGCGCGTCGCGCTCCTGGCACATCCGTACAGCCAGGTCCGCAAGGGGACGATCCACAGGGTCACAACCGGGGAGTACGAGTCGATCACCGAGAGTGCCGTCTACCACTACGTCGACGGACTGCGCCTCACGCATCCCGACAAGCTCTGGGCGCTGGCGCGGCAGATCAACGCGGGCGTGTTCCAGGGGGAGGGGAGGGTCCTGCAGACCAGCGTCCTTGACGCGCTACCGACGATCGAGGCGGACGTCGTCTACTTCGACCCGCCTTACCCAGGCGTGATGAGCTACGAGCGCGAGTACAAGGTCATCGACGAGATCCTGGAGGGCGCGTCCCGACCCACGAGCCCGTTCACGGCGCGGGACGGCGCCGCGATGATCGACGGTCTCTTCGAGCAGGCCCGGCACATCCCGATCTGGTTGCTCTCCCTCGGCAACGCGGTCGTCACGATCGGCGAGCTGGAGGAAAAGATGGCCCGGCTCGGCCGGCGAACTCGCGCAATCGAGATCAAGTACCAGCACCTGCCCGCCGTGGCGACTGATGAGAAGAAGGAGAAGAACCGGGAGTTCTTGGTCGTGGGGTGGGATCCCGAGTCGGAACTCCTCCGGTCAGTGGGGAAGATCTCTCCCACTGCCCCCGAGCAGGATTTGGCGTTTGTCCCCGGCGAAGTCGAGATACACCTTGACCGCCGCGGCGCCTTGCGTCCGGCCCCGAGCGGTTTCCTCCAGGATGGCTTTCAGGAAGGCCACGCGCCCCTCGTCGAGAAGTCGGATCCCCGGATCGGGGCGGGCATGTCTCCAGAAGGTGAGCCGCGCGTTGACCTTCCAGACGCCGCTCTTCACTCGATGGCCGGCGACCGAGATGTCAAAGCCCGGGCGTTGCACGATGACCACCCTTCGAGGGTCCTCCCGTTCGAGACCCCCGTCAAGTCGTAA
- a CDS encoding toprim domain-containing protein, with protein MKRLPAGFILQVAAAADREVHQRQDGDSEPRIRCPWSERHHHNDAHPSCRLNPEKNTWFCDPCGRGGGVKDLAAALAVDLSSLIPTLVGATSMPTTRSTRTKKEDLRFVSSGPISPAVQARFKDSLGKAYTEEAWRALGVEEGTVNDEPAIAFPLPSDGRKVCLYRHPDPKRDKPYSFRFSNGGKADLLIVGDGKEVLLVAGEWDMLAALSAGFPHVATGTGGEGAWKDAWSKRFAGKIVFVIYDVDEVGGRGAQKVAAALEGTAACVVVVRLPLSGDPERDGKDLSDYLALHSANNLRTLLANASHAHAGLLSDA; from the coding sequence GTGAAAAGGCTGCCTGCTGGCTTCATCCTGCAGGTCGCTGCGGCTGCCGACCGCGAGGTTCATCAGCGCCAGGATGGAGACAGTGAGCCCAGGATCCGTTGCCCCTGGTCCGAGCGACATCACCACAACGACGCCCATCCCTCCTGCAGGCTGAACCCGGAGAAGAACACCTGGTTTTGTGACCCCTGCGGCCGAGGAGGCGGAGTCAAGGACTTGGCTGCCGCACTCGCCGTCGATCTCTCTTCCCTAATTCCCACATTGGTCGGAGCGACATCCATGCCGACAACCCGGAGCACTCGTACGAAAAAGGAAGATCTCCGTTTCGTGTCCAGCGGTCCGATCTCTCCCGCCGTCCAGGCGAGATTCAAGGACTCGCTCGGCAAGGCTTACACCGAGGAAGCATGGCGGGCACTCGGGGTCGAGGAAGGAACCGTCAATGACGAGCCCGCGATCGCGTTCCCGCTCCCCAGCGACGGCCGCAAGGTCTGCCTCTACCGGCACCCAGACCCGAAGCGAGACAAGCCTTACTCCTTTCGCTTCTCCAACGGTGGCAAGGCCGACCTGCTAATTGTCGGTGACGGCAAGGAAGTCCTGCTGGTCGCCGGCGAGTGGGACATGCTGGCGGCACTGTCGGCGGGTTTCCCCCACGTAGCGACGGGAACGGGCGGCGAAGGAGCATGGAAGGACGCATGGTCCAAGCGGTTCGCCGGGAAGATCGTGTTCGTCATCTACGACGTGGACGAGGTTGGCGGCCGCGGTGCTCAGAAGGTGGCCGCGGCACTCGAAGGAACCGCGGCCTGCGTCGTTGTCGTGAGGCTCCCGCTTTCCGGAGATCCTGAGCGTGATGGCAAGGATCTGAGCGACTATCTTGCCCTCCACTCCGCCAATAATCTGCGGACCCTGCTGGCCAATGCCTCCCACGCCCATGCGGGATTACTGAGTGACGCATAA
- a CDS encoding helix-turn-helix domain-containing protein → MVREEVPAVLYRVRDVCRLLSLPSSTVYRMVHNGQLRAVQMVVSPDNPRGVVRIPKGEVDRLLGAIAEGGGR, encoded by the coding sequence ATGGTACGAGAAGAAGTCCCCGCCGTTCTTTACCGCGTTCGCGATGTCTGCAGGCTTCTGAGCCTGCCATCCTCGACCGTCTACCGCATGGTCCACAACGGCCAACTTCGTGCCGTGCAGATGGTCGTGTCACCGGACAACCCTCGGGGCGTTGTTCGCATCCCGAAAGGCGAAGTCGATCGCCTCCTTGGAGCGATCGCGGAGGGAGGCGGACGGTGA
- a CDS encoding phage terminase large subunit family protein has product MSPRPNRTGVPWHLRGYLRGRSSEIARPATRAASDPLAAWALRKIRLEGRAFSFAGHAYLRAIYDEAAQHVVLMKAAQIGGTTWAVLRSLHACLQGLNVIYFFPTRTDVLEFSKSRVGPLIGDNPFLARKMSDTDTAGLKRIGSAHLYFRGMQSAVGMKSVPADMVVFDELDEATPDAKTRARERLSHSDYRRVIELSNPSLPGYGIDEVFQQSDQRHWTIRCASCTRWTALDVEFPKGPGQDVRVIREREDGTCFRACPGCGAELDPEVGEWVADFPDRPSRGYVISQLVSSKVDPGDILREYRTTRFLDRFYNLKVGIAWADTQNRVDAMTVLACCGSDGMLERSSESCSMGIDTGKQFHVVVSQFVPEGNGLRRVVYLGIHHDFSELDTLMKRFSVQRCVIDAMPELHATRAFARRHSGRVWLNYFQESQRGKYQWDAVERIVSENRTEALDASRQLIRDKKVVLPRRGGIVEVFAQQLAADAKRLEENEETGALAYKYIKTGTNHFSLAFTYDAIAWSRDTSWGPRIALPRQVEWRYDEILDAQW; this is encoded by the coding sequence GTGTCGCCTAGGCCGAATCGCACCGGCGTTCCGTGGCACCTGCGCGGCTACCTCCGGGGCCGCTCGAGCGAAATCGCACGGCCGGCCACCCGGGCAGCGAGCGATCCTCTCGCGGCCTGGGCGCTCCGAAAGATCCGCTTGGAGGGGAGGGCGTTCTCGTTCGCGGGCCACGCCTACCTGCGAGCGATTTACGACGAGGCGGCGCAGCACGTCGTCTTGATGAAAGCGGCCCAGATCGGCGGGACGACGTGGGCGGTGCTGCGTAGCCTGCACGCCTGCCTGCAGGGGCTCAACGTCATCTATTTCTTCCCGACTCGGACCGACGTGCTGGAGTTCTCGAAGTCAAGGGTCGGGCCGCTCATCGGCGACAACCCCTTCCTCGCCCGGAAAATGTCCGACACCGACACGGCCGGCTTGAAGAGGATCGGGTCGGCGCACCTCTACTTCCGCGGCATGCAGTCGGCCGTCGGCATGAAATCCGTCCCGGCCGACATGGTCGTCTTCGACGAGCTCGATGAGGCCACCCCTGATGCGAAGACCCGGGCACGGGAAAGGCTCAGCCACTCCGACTACCGCAGGGTGATCGAGCTGTCCAATCCATCCCTGCCCGGGTACGGGATCGATGAGGTCTTTCAACAATCGGATCAACGACACTGGACGATTCGGTGCGCGAGCTGTACGCGGTGGACCGCGCTCGACGTCGAGTTTCCGAAGGGACCGGGACAGGACGTCCGGGTCATCCGCGAGCGCGAGGACGGCACCTGCTTCCGCGCGTGCCCGGGCTGCGGAGCCGAACTCGATCCCGAAGTCGGCGAATGGGTTGCCGACTTTCCCGACCGGCCGAGTCGTGGCTACGTCATTTCTCAGCTCGTTTCCTCGAAGGTCGATCCCGGCGACATCCTGCGGGAGTACCGGACGACCCGGTTCTTGGACCGCTTCTATAACCTCAAGGTCGGGATCGCCTGGGCCGACACGCAGAACCGGGTCGATGCGATGACCGTGCTCGCGTGCTGCGGAAGCGACGGCATGCTCGAACGGTCGTCGGAGTCCTGCTCTATGGGAATCGACACCGGGAAGCAGTTTCACGTGGTGGTGTCGCAGTTCGTGCCCGAGGGGAACGGCCTGCGGCGGGTCGTGTACCTGGGCATTCACCACGACTTCTCGGAACTCGACACGCTGATGAAGCGGTTCTCGGTGCAAAGGTGCGTCATCGACGCGATGCCTGAGCTCCACGCAACGCGGGCCTTCGCGAGACGACACTCGGGACGCGTCTGGTTGAACTACTTCCAGGAATCCCAGCGTGGGAAGTACCAGTGGGACGCCGTCGAGCGGATCGTGAGCGAGAACAGGACCGAGGCGCTCGACGCGAGCCGACAGCTGATCCGGGACAAGAAGGTGGTCCTCCCGCGGCGAGGCGGGATCGTCGAGGTGTTCGCCCAGCAACTGGCGGCCGACGCGAAGCGGCTCGAGGAAAACGAGGAGACCGGAGCGCTCGCGTACAAGTACATCAAGACCGGGACCAACCATTTCTCGCTGGCGTTCACCTACGACGCCATCGCGTGGTCGCGGGACACGTCGTGGGGGCCGCGCATCGCCCTTCCTCGCCAAGTCGAGTGGCGGTACGACGAGATCCTGGACGCGCAGTGGTGA
- a CDS encoding ParB/RepB/Spo0J family partition protein, with translation MMDAKSLAANRIGPRMVPIEDLRPHPLNSNVMPDDLREKLKAHIHRTGRYPFVVVRPHPDEPGCYQVLDGHHRVEILRDLGHTEARCDVWNVDDREARLLLATLNRLQGQDSPIRRAQLLHELLGEMNLGDLAGLLPETDKQIEELHALLEFPAEEIAALLADEAERQEKVLPRVMTFVVTPEQEEMIDRAVEFASDGTQGRDRKARGLANLARHFLKERDDAVLEEQA, from the coding sequence ATGATGGACGCCAAGTCGCTCGCCGCGAATCGGATCGGTCCCCGCATGGTTCCGATCGAGGACCTCCGCCCGCACCCGCTCAACTCGAACGTGATGCCGGACGACCTCCGGGAGAAGCTCAAAGCTCACATTCACCGGACAGGTCGGTATCCCTTCGTCGTGGTCCGGCCTCATCCGGACGAGCCGGGCTGTTATCAGGTCCTCGACGGCCACCACCGCGTCGAGATCCTCCGGGACCTCGGCCACACGGAGGCTCGTTGCGACGTCTGGAACGTGGACGACCGTGAGGCCAGGTTGCTGCTCGCGACCCTCAACCGCCTCCAGGGCCAGGACAGCCCGATTCGCCGGGCGCAGCTCCTCCACGAGCTCCTCGGCGAGATGAACCTCGGCGACCTCGCGGGCCTCCTCCCGGAGACGGATAAGCAGATCGAAGAGCTGCATGCGCTCTTGGAGTTTCCCGCCGAGGAGATCGCAGCACTCCTGGCGGATGAGGCGGAAAGGCAAGAGAAAGTGTTGCCACGGGTGATGACCTTCGTGGTAACGCCCGAGCAAGAGGAGATGATCGACCGCGCCGTGGAGTTCGCCAGCGATGGCACCCAAGGGCGGGATCGAAAGGCCCGCGGCCTCGCCAACCTCGCCCGGCACTTCCTGAAGGAGCGCGACGATGCGGTACTCGAAGAGCAAGCGTGA